A part of Candidatus Electrothrix aestuarii genomic DNA contains:
- a CDS encoding UPF0175 family protein, producing the protein MLLSIKGSKKEVSNEGLYLAVLYFHRKKRLSLGKAAELAGYSRLEFIEKLQREKKHIFDYDEDEINEIFEDALEIV; encoded by the coding sequence ATGTTGCTATCCATTAAGGGAAGTAAAAAAGAAGTTAGCAATGAGGGTTTGTATTTAGCCGTCCTATATTTTCATAGAAAAAAGAGATTGTCATTAGGTAAAGCAGCAGAGCTTGCAGGGTATAGTAGGTTGGAATTTATTGAGAAGTTGCAGAGGGAAAAGAAACATATTTTTGATTATGATGAAGACGAGATTAATGAAATCTTTGAAGATGCCCTAGAAATCGTATAA